In Lolium rigidum isolate FL_2022 chromosome 3, APGP_CSIRO_Lrig_0.1, whole genome shotgun sequence, the genomic window ATACTGCCAGCTCTGTTTTGGGATTTTGTAACTCGGAACTTGCCGGTAGAACAAGGGACTCCTCAAGCTCATGTCATTTGCTTACATTCTACCTCATTGCTCCCTTGCGTTCATGCAAAATGGTTATAACACGTACATGCTCCCGCAGCAGGTCTACCTTGCAGTTGAACATCACTTTGCTTGCACTATGGATTCACCAAATTGCATAGTTTACGATTAGCACCACTAGACACATTCGTGGTAGTTGAATTCTCGATGCTTCCCAAACCCATTGGTATATACCCCAGTTAGCACAACTTGATGCATAGTGCTTTGCATGAGTTTTTCTTTGTCTACCTAACTTGCACCAAAGTGTTCTTGCGGGAGCTTATTTATATCATCTCACAGACGGATGCATTTACATGCGCCTTTAATAGGAAGATAGACATTGGTGGCGGCCATCAAAGCACCTAAGATTGAGTAAAGTGGATTCATGTTAGTGAAATTTATTAGTTGCGTATGTTATATGTTTCACTTGGAGAGCCTTCAAGAAGATCACGACCAAAAGGAGAAAAGAGAACAAAACGTTAATCACCACCTCAACTTAGATCTCCAGCAGTTCAAGAGTAACTACGTTGTGATAgatagattgaagcatgcatcaaTTATGAACATGCATGCCAACTCACTATCTATGCTTATGTGACACTTGGAACGTGGCTTGTTATTCGCATTGTCTTGCTACATCTATGGAAAGCGAGCTTGCACAGGCCGTTGACATGTAAAATTATCAAGCATTATTTTTATTGCCAATTTATGCAGTACTTCCTCTATTCTTACAAGATTCGTTAGTACTCTTGATGCGTCCTTTGTAGAATTTTTGTTCGTCAAGTAGGCCTAAACATCTGTTTAACAGTACGTACGAAAAGGTCTTGTAGACGCTCCGGGTGCATCAAGATCAACGCTCAGGGCGGATCCAACCGCCCCGATGTAACAGCAGGCAGGCAGAGGCTGGACAGAGACAGTGGCGTCCACTAACCATAATTGTCCGCCGCGTCACCAAATTACACTCCTAAATTAATTGGACAGTGGGCCCCACCTGACAGCAACGACCAGCTCCGTCACGCCACGCACGCACCTCTCCTACCCTCTTCCTCTTTCTCCTCCTCACTCCCATCTTCTTCCCCAACCTCAACCTGCCCCCCTTCCCCGCCTCACATCACCCAAAGATCTCCCAAAATCTCCCGACTTCTCGCCTCCGGCGATTCCGTCTCCTCGCCACTCCCTCCCGCGCGCGGCATCGGCTCGGATCCGCCCGCCGCCAGCAGCGGCGGCAGCCCCCCTGTGCCGCCATTCCCCCCGGCCGCGTCGTCCGGTTGTTGGCGTCGGTTGCTCCGTTCCCGCCCGTTCCTGCTGTTACCGGATCTCGCGAGGAACCCAGCTGACATGGGCGAGGTCTGGGCGGGGTTGGACGCCTAGGGCGCCGGCGCCACTCGCCATTTGATTCGATTCCAAGGAGGAGGGGACGCGCCATGCGCCGCTCTTGCTCCTCGGATTGATATTTTGGCTCCTGCCTGCTGCCTCCCCGACGAGAATTCTCCCGATTCCCCCTCGCCCTTTTGTCCTCTCTGAAGCCCGGATCGAAAGATCCAATTCGCGGGGGCATTCCTCTCAACCGATTCCGGAGGGACTGTCCCTGTCAATCGCTCTCAATCTCTGCCCTCGTTAAAAATCCTCTCTTGTTCCTCTCCCGCACCAAGATCCAATCCCCCTCCACCCGCTCGCATTCCGCAGCTGCCGGAGATGACGCCGTCGGTCACGACGCACGCCTCGCCGCTACTGCTCTCCCTGCTCCTGCTCGTCTCCATCCCGACCGTCTTCCTCCTCGTGCCGCGCCTCATCCCGCCCAAGACGCTCCCGGCCATCCCGGACGCGGACGAGTCCGACGACCTGGCCCTCTTCCGCCgggccatcctctcctcctccacctccgccgccaagcCGGCGACCAGCTCCTTCTTCCACCGCCGGCCCACGCCCAAGGTCGCGTTCCTCTTCCTCACCAACTCCGACATCGTCTTCTCGCCGCTCTGGGAGAAGTACTTCCGCGGGCACCGCCAGCTCTTCAACATCTACGTGCACGCCGACCCCTCCTCCGTCCTCGACCTGCCGCTGACGCCCACCTTCCGCGGCCGCTTCGTGCCGGCCAAGGCCACGCAGCGCGCCTCCCCCACGCTcatctccgccgcgcgccgcctcctcgcCACCGCCCTCCTCGACGACCCCTCCAACCAGTTCTTCGCGCTGCTCTCGCAGTCATGCATCCCGCTCCACCCCTTCCCCACCATGTACAACGCACTCCTCTCCGACAATGCTGGCCCCCACGGCCGCCACCGCAGCTTCATAGAGATCAAGGACAAGGACTGGGTGCTCCATGATAGGTACTATGCCCGCGGCGATGAGGTCATGCTGCCAGAGGTGCCGTACGACCGGTTCCGTTCCGGGTCGCAGTTCTTCGTGCTCACCAGGAGGCATGCCATCCTGGTTGTCAGGGACATGAGGCTCTGGAAGAAGTTTAAGTTGCCCTGTTTGATCGAGCGCAAGGACTCGTGCTATCCGGAGGAGCACTACTTCCCGACGTTGCTCGACATGCAGGACCCCGACGGCTGCACCAAGTATAGCCTCACGAGGGTCAACTGGACAGATCAAGTCGAGGGCCACCCGCACACCTATCAACCTGGGGAGGTGTCCGCAAGACTCATCAGGGAGCTCAGGAAGTCCAATGCCACTTACTCCTACATGTTTGCCCGGAAGTTCGCCCCTGAGTGCCTTGAGCCGCTCATGCAGATCGCGGACTCCGTCATCCTACGTGACTAGGCCAGCAGCACCCGCCATTTTTTGGGGGTGTCGGATACGCTGAGATGATGAGGTATGAAGACGTGCACTTGTCGCTGCACTGTTCAATTAACTAATCTTCTGTCTAGGTGTTGTGTTGAGAGAGTTGTCTCTGAGTGGAGTGTACATAGTATGAGAAATGCGGGAGTTTTAGGAATTCTGAAATATGTATGCTTTAATTAACACTTAAATAATAAAGTTGCATACTTCATTAAATTGGAACTTTTCATCTTTTTTCCTTGTTATATTGTTGTCGGGTCAGCTTCTTGTAGGTGTGTGTTTCTATCAGATTGAGATCAAATGTATTTTCTCACTTGGTAGATGTGTTGTCATTGAATGCAAGTTGTTGTGCTGCTTTCTCAAAAGAGTGAAAACGCATATGTGTTGCTATTAGTGTCACAGTTGCTATATGCACATTGCTACAGTAATCTTTAGtgcctttcttgattgttatTAAACTCAACCGCCAAAGTAGTTTGCTCTGCAACATAGTATTATTTAAATTAGCATTAAGTGTAACTCATGTCTTCTTGGGCTCTGCTAGCAAAGAAAATTTAGGGCTTGCTCCTTTTGTTTCCCGTGCAGGGTTGTGATGTGATGAACAAGCGCAAGCTGGTCCATCTATACCCTCCAGATCTTTTTGAGGAACAAACTTGTCCCATCCTTGCTCTTCTCTTCCGTGCTTCAAAGATTTTCCGGTAATAGATGCTGCTGGTCGGAGAGTATGGTATGGCCACGGATTGTCGCTATGTGAGTATGCTGTTTGAACGAGACCACTTCTTGCCAAGCAATAGGTCAGTAGTTAGCATGATCATCCTATGTATTACATGGACCCGGAGGTGTCAATACATTCAGTGGAGGACTGATCATTTGTAGTTTTTATTGCGTATATAACATGTCATGCCTGTTGTCGATAATGTATTTTGGTGCTATTGTGCTCATCTCATGGTTCCATTTCTTAAGCTAGACTGGCAGTTTGATTAGATAATAGTAAACTAATAGGCATGTTTGACTTTTGCTGTACGATTTTagtataaggatttaacaaaggaaaaaaaagggagGAGTAGAGCTGCACTAACAACAGAATTCATGCAATGCAAGCACCAAGCAGCCTTAAACCCTAATATGGAGCTGTTTGGTTTGAAGATTCTTCCTTGACATATATTTTTGGACCCATTGGCCAAACTTTGTTAGGTCACCTTCTGCCCTGCCAAGGCACTGTGTTATTGCAGTGTGTTGCCCTTAATATGTCCCACTACCATTACACGTACTGATTGTGATGCTGTTTTGGGATAGATCATAAAAAGATAGCAAACATGCAGGTTTATTTTGTTGCTATATTAGTAGATGGTTAGCGACAACTCAACGGTTTTGGAAAGTATGCGCATAATTTCAGGTCACAGATTGGTGACAGTGAGTTTTCTGCCTGTATGTAAAATGCTTGGATTTGCGATACATCCAAGAAAAGTTAGTAAACATGTGATAAAATTTGTGGAGTAGAGACATGTCCTTTTCTGTCTAATAATATATGTTTAATCCTAAAGTCCTGAACCAAGTTGATCTCCCTTTTGCCCTCACTTGCTAGCTTTATCTGATAGAAAAATATGTGGAGTACAGATGTCATCTGTCTAATATATATGGTGCGTAGGCCAAGATGACGATGCCTCTTTTAAAATTGCCTCACACTTGCCGGCTTTCTGAGCGAGTTATTTTttagctttcagttgctttataTTTTCTTCGCCGTGAATCTTAATGGTTGATATTAGCAACAGCTAGAGTTATCAGCAGTAGCATTCTCCAGGAAAACCCCAGATGAAACCACCTAAAATGTCTTGCCCTTTTCTGTCATCCCCCTTTATATTATCTCAGAATGTTACTATGAATTTGTCACGTACACAGTGACCAAGTTGCTGGGATTTGTGATGGCAGATTCAAATTGGAGCTTGAAATATGCTATTTTGTAACATACAGGTTCGGTATTGGATTTGGGCATGCATAATTATGACTGTTTTATGAGCGCCAAGTAGGCACAAACCATATGTGGATGTATTTTGTTCATGCTGTGGTTACATTTCCTACGTCAGGCTGGCAATTTAAATAGATAATAGCAACTCAAAAGGCATATTTGACTTTCGCTGTAGGATTCCGCTTTATAAGGATTTGTAAAGGAAAAAAGAATAGTAGAGCTGCACTAACAATGCAGTTCATGTAGTATTTTTTTTTAATCTGGATTAGAGATGGTTAGCAATGATGGTCTTGGAAGGTATGAACTAGAGACATGTCAACTCCTGTCTAATATTGTACTGTTCAAATACTAAAGCCCTAAACTAAGTTGAGCTCTCTTGTCCTCATTCTGCCAGCCTGATAGAAATAGCTGGGGAGTTGAGAGGTATGTTTCGTCTTATATAAAGCCAACCTCTGATGGGGATATAATGTGTTGTGACCCTCGAGATTTGAACAATGTTAGGAGagttgctaaaatttggtattgGGAATTTCTTATTTCGTGTACATGCAGTTCAAATAGTCGGCATTTTGTTGGGGCATAACAGCTTTTCTGAGTCCTCTCCAAGTAGGCACAGATCATATCACAAGACAGCAGTGAAACACTGCatctttcccgccttttttttTCAAGTTTTCTGCAAGAATCTGAAGTCAGGAAGAAAAATGGCTACCGCTTACATCTGAGGAAGAAATAATGGATTATGTTTCTGGTTATGGCGATTTTACTGTCTGGCTAACTTTGTTTCCTTCCTACTCCTATGCTATGCCATAATGCCACGTCAAATTTTATGACAAGTTCAGCGTAACGCATATTTTGCTGCAAAATGGATCCATCATGTGAGGGCGAGGCCGCGACTGACGGCGACCCGTTCCTGGTTTGCCAGCCGTGCAGGCGCGCGATGCGGCTCTCGCTGGAACATGCATGCGTTTCCTACCTCCAAATGCCGTGTCTGGGGCTAGGGGTGTGTTATGTTTGTTTAGTACCACATCGCTAACTCAGAGCCACACGAAGCCGCTTAAATGGTTAGGTTCGGGAGTCTGCTTCACACCGTGCGGCAAGCACGGTTTCAGCAAATAAAAAACATATGCGATTAACCCCTGCGATTAGGATTCTCTAGATCAGGTAAATACTACTCTCTATGATTTACACAAGCCGACAAGCGGCCCAGCTGATGAATTATGGAAGCTAACCAAACAGCCCGTCGTCCTTGCAGGGGCGGCCTTTTTTTTCTTCTACCGTGAAATTTTGTGTGGGTAGGCAATGATTTCATAAGCTAATACTAGCAAAAAAAGCCCGTGCTTTGCTACGGGTTATTTTTTATTTAATAGTATTTTCTATGTTAATATCCGCTTCCTATGCTAATATCCATATTCTCATAATGAACTGCAGGAATTTAAACGGCTCAAGAATTTCCTGTAGAAGTAAAAGAGGTATATCTAggatttttcgcaaaaaaaaaaacgaggTATATCTAGAACCCCGATTGCGCTGAACTTCTCCGCGTTCCATTGAAATAGTACATCACGGTCAACACTGTTGCGCAACGACAGTTGAGTCTGCCCACCATGCTGCCCACACAAAGACATTAAAACGCAAATCAGTCCACCGCGAGAAGTGGCTTCAAATTCTCCATTGAACGGCACACAATTCAGCCAAAAGAGGTAGGATTTTACATACTATGTGGATCGCAATAACAGCCCAGGCCGTGTTTCTCTAGACTCTAgaggcagagagagagagagagggggggccAGGATTCTAACCAAAAGAAGCCAGCGAGATCCATCTATCCCACCTCGAGCAACTCAAGTCGAAAGCTCTTCTCCAGCATGAGCTGCACGCAGTGGCGCACGCTCGGACGGTAGGTATAGAGGTACATACATGGCGAACTGCCGCTGCTGGTAGGCTGGTACACATCGATCGCCACCTCAGGTAGAGGAGTTTCAAGGCCTTCCAATGAAAGAAGCAGGCAATGTACTGTTGCTCGCGGGACAACGGTAGCAGCTCCACATGAACGACACTCGTCCTTGCCTGGCACCGGCACCGCGGCAGATAGAAGTTTTTGGGCTGTCTGAGGTGGTAGTCGAACTTGCTCTCACAGATGCCCTTGAAGTTGAGCGCGTTCGCGAGGATGAAGGGATCATGCACATAAAAAACAAACTGATTCCACGCCGAGGAGAACCAGCACGGCCTGGATGTCGAGCTGGAAGACCGTGAGGTGTTTGCCACCCATGCCGACTCTGCACCCGTCGGCGTGCACGAAGTGGTGATGGCGTGGGAAGGCAGCTTCGGCGACGTGCGGGCGTGCGGCTCCAGCTGGCGGATCTGTGGTTGTACGTGACGTGGTTCCAATCGTCGGTTAGTCTAGTCGATCGATCATTAGCTCTTGTCCGCCAAATCCAATCTTTGCCTTGGGACCAGAATTAAGACGCTGCAAGTCCCGTTCGGTTACGAACAAATCCGTCCGTGCGACGGACCGTGCCATGCATGTTCCATGTCGTCTGTGGCCTCCACACCTCGAGGCTCCCTTTCGTCGACGCGGTCGACATGGACACCTCGAGGCTCCCTCAATTCTGTCGTTGCTACTCATGTTCCCGCACCACGACCCGCTGCTTGCTTCCCGGTCCTCCTCGACGTCGGCGTCCACGACCTCAAGGATCTCGCTTACGTCTTGGGCACGCTCGGGGTTCCTGCCGGCCAGGTTGGCTAGAAACGCCAACGGAAATTCATCCCAATCATATCCTCGTCCTCAATGAAGAAACCCTAAAACAAACCGTGAAGGAGGCAGGGTTTCGGCGGCTGCTGCGTGGACTCGTGGGGATTATTTCTTCcagtatatatgtagggtttcagGTGGAGTTTGGATGCCATACGATCTCTCTTTTCTTCAATCGTGACCCAGCCCACGATTAGTTTGATAGGCCCAGATCGGAATTCGGAAGAGAGCAGCACACCGACGCATGAAACAAACCGTGAAGCGTTATTTTGATGGTACGGGTGCATAATATgtaatttggtgggagggtaaaatggtCTAAAAAAGTGTTGGACGAAAATttaggggagaaaccttacttcctttattagtaggtatagatatagatatagacttGCCTCTCTCTAATCTCTTACACGATCTGCGCCTCTCGGAAGGCGACGACAGTGGTTTCTCAAGCTAATACTACTATTGTCTATGTTTTGCAAAATGTAATCTCCGCTGGTCTGCAATGTAGACTGGCCAATGCAGTGTAAGAGCAACTTCCCCCTCTCTCTAATCTCTTGGAGGATGTGCGCCTCTTGGAAGGTGACAACATAAGAACGATGCTCGACGGATCACCCTTCTCCACCAAAGGCGCCTACTTGCGCCTGCAATCATAGCTTGAAGATCTAGAGGCCACACACATATGGTGTTCAAaggtgctgatacgtctccaacgtatccataatttctgtcgttccatgcttgttttatgacaatacttacatgttttgcttgcactttataatgtttttatgcgttttccggaactaacctattaacaagatgccacggtgccggttctcgttttctgctatttttggttccggaaaggctgttcgggcaatattctcggaattcgacgaaacgaagaccaaacctcctatttttcccggaagcatccgaacaccgaagaagagtcggagaggggccggagggccaccacaccataaggcggcgcggctcggcccgggcccgcgccggcctatggtggggagccccagtgccccctcgcgccgcctcttcgcctataaaatccctttcgacctaaaaacaccgtaccggaagacgaaactccgagaaagactccggggcgccgccaccatcgcgaaactccaattcgggggacggaagtctcgttccggcaccctgccgggacggggaagtgccccggaagccatctccatcaacgccatcgcctccatcatgctccgtgagtagttcccccatggactacgggttctagccgtagctagttggtatcatctctcccatgtacttcaatacaatgatctcatgagctgccttatatgattgagattcatccgatgtaatcggtgttgtgtttgtcgggatccgatggattgttacattatgattgtctatctacaaagtttatgaagttattgttgcttgcaatcttgttatgcttaatgcttgtcactagggcccgagtgccatgatcttagatttgagctctatacttattgcttagattgtatctacaagttgtatgcacatgtcaccgtccgaaaccaaaggccccgaagtgacgaaatcgggacaaccggaggggatggcggtgatgtgagggacacatgttttcaccaagtgttaatgctttgctccggtgctctattaaaaggagtaccttaatatccagtagtttcccttgaggcccggctgccaccggctggtaggacaaaagatgttgtacaagtttctcattgcgagcacgtatgactatatattggaaaacatgcctacataattaatgatcttgatattctgtcttaatgctatttcaatcctatcaattgtccgactgtaatttgttcacccaacacttgttattggagagttgccactagtgtagatagctgggaaccccggtccatctttcatcatcatatacttgttctacatgtcattggaagtagtatcaactatcttctggtgccattgctcttgtgttactattactgtgttgactgccaaaacccaccggcgggcagcgactgtcaacacaggtagagccgggaagagcctagagctgcggctggctgagacccctccgagcgacggcccgcaatgctcttctggtcacacgcggtgatgcgaagtgcaagggcg contains:
- the LOC124699934 gene encoding glycosyltransferase BC10-like → MTPSVTTHASPLLLSLLLLVSIPTVFLLVPRLIPPKTLPAIPDADESDDLALFRRAILSSSTSAAKPATSSFFHRRPTPKVAFLFLTNSDIVFSPLWEKYFRGHRQLFNIYVHADPSSVLDLPLTPTFRGRFVPAKATQRASPTLISAARRLLATALLDDPSNQFFALLSQSCIPLHPFPTMYNALLSDNAGPHGRHRSFIEIKDKDWVLHDRYYARGDEVMLPEVPYDRFRSGSQFFVLTRRHAILVVRDMRLWKKFKLPCLIERKDSCYPEEHYFPTLLDMQDPDGCTKYSLTRVNWTDQVEGHPHTYQPGEVSARLIRELRKSNATYSYMFARKFAPECLEPLMQIADSVILRD